One genomic window of Quercus robur chromosome 6, dhQueRobu3.1, whole genome shotgun sequence includes the following:
- the LOC126732788 gene encoding E3 ubiquitin-protein ligase MBR2-like isoform X1, producing the protein MNGQGSTSNSFPQMFYVDHGPDVNNLGFLQNNVFATDPSVHDRHSVIGHVGQSSSSLNAQYQSSAQELLGRHGWLSSASASDRTGQRFQGRHSELNVAPFQEVANIIPNNDQVTNRLSIMQGANSGALPWNIDLNAFNESNNRDFNQDMGEGLSLHLFKPDGLEADQNPHSSNSSIPHIISSGLARHMLEENDGRESLSLEGRRLPCKRRAPQDAPGLMSLGESSSTAQGSGNSEWQAVPTQGNANSSLNISTPLIIPPNISQTEHLENRLDIGLTGAFSGVHRTSSGAGQAQGSQRNIRLRRGANVQDFVPPSMVVSGTPRNSHLHSSAQPYVFFPFDRSANSGSAATSQVNATYPVHPSAHVPIALQHLQPSPWSDLMRLRHGVGSMPPVHAVNGGDTLQQELNSMNIPWNTLLTPETERGNVGQNPRYFSNVNRNSNFPRTIANGSRNGTLSVAPFTVAPTRVPEPNMAESSGQGGYYPLNLRTSPALRGMELSTRAGHVRPPQIRLRSELIAARLGRQASGHPENPPALQSISASQSSSRLVAEVLNALALVRRGVTFRFRNVLVINRSVLYAVPEEDDMHENMRLDVDNMSYEELLGLEEQIGNVCTGLSNEAILANLRWQKYEPIALGSPVENESCCICQEEYVHGDGLGKLDCGHDFHHACIKQWLVQKNSCPICKKTALAVRDR; encoded by the exons ATGAATGGTCAAGGAAGCACCTCCAACTCATTTCCTCAAATGTTTTACGTTGACCATGGGCCGGATGTCAACAATCTTGGGTTTCTTCAGAATAATGTGTTTGCAACTGATCCTTCAGTTCATGATAGGCATTCTGTTATAGGCCATGTGGGCCAATCTAGTTCCAGTTTGAACGCCCAATACCAGAGCAGTGCTCAGGAGTTGCTCGGCAGACATGGATGGCTTTCTTCTGCTAGTGCCTCTGATCGAACTGGTCAAAGGTTTCAAGGAAGGCATTCTGAGCTAAATGTTGCTCCTTTTCAAGAGGTTGCAAATATAATCCCAAATAATGATCAGGTCACAAATAGGCTATCAATTATGCAAGGGGCCAATTCTGGTGCTCTCCCTTGGAACATAGACTTGAATGCCTTTAATGAGAGCAATAACAGAGATTTCAACCAGGATATGGGGGAAGGTTTAAGCCTGCACCTTTTTAAACCTGATGGACTAGAAGCTGATCAGAATCCACATTCCAGCAATTCTTCTATCCCACACATTATATCTTCTGGACTTGCAAGACATATGTTGGAAGAAAATGATGGCAGAGAGAGTCTATCATTAGAAGGTAGGCGGCTACCCTGCAAAAGAAGAGCACCTCAAGATGCTCCTGGACTAATGTCTTTGGGTGAAAGTTCAAGCACTGCACAAGGTTCTGGAAATTCTGAATGGCAAGCTGTTCCCACTCAAGGAAATGCCAACAGCAGCTTGAATATATCAACTCCTTTGATTATTCCTCCAAATATAAGTCAAACAGAACATTTGGAGAATAGACTTGACATTGGCCTAACGGGAGCATTTTCTGGTGTGCACCGAACTTCAAGTGGGGCAGGACAAGCACAAGGTTCCCAGAGAAATATCCGTCTGAGGAGAGGTGCAAATGTACAAGATTTTGTACCACCTAGTATGGTGGTGAGTGGGACCCCAAGAAATTCTCATTTGCATTCATCCGCTCAGCCATATGTGTTTTTTCCGTTTGATCGATCTGCGAACTCAGGCTCAGCAGCAACATCACAAGTTAATGCGACTTATCCAGTGCACCCTTCGGCGCATGTTCCTATTGCGTTGCAACATCTTCAGCCTTCCCCATGGAGTGATTTGATGAGGTTAAGACATGGTGTGGGATCCATGCCTCCTGTTCATGCTGTCAATGGTGGTGACACTTTGCAGCAAGAACTGAACTCAATGAACATTCCATGGAACACCCTACTTACTCCTGAAACTGAAAGGGGAAATGTGGGACAGAATCCCAGATATTTTAGCAATGTCAATAGGAATTCAAACTTTCCTAGAACCATTGCTAATGGTTCTAGAAATGGAACTCTTTCAGTTGCTCCTTTCACAGTTGCTCCTACCAGGGTTCCTGAACCCAACATGGCTGAATCTAGTGGGCAGGGTGGTTACTACCCACTAAATTTAAGGACTTCTCCAGCATTGAGGGGAATGGAGCTTTCAACAAGAGCTGGTCATGTGAGACCTCCTCAAATACGTCTGAGGTCAGAACTGATAGCAGCAAGACTTGGGAGACAAGCTAGTGGTCATCCTGAAAATCCCCCTGCATTACAGTCCATCAGTGCCTCTCAAAGCAGTAGTAGACTGGTAGCTGAG GTTCTAAATGCCTTGGCACTTGTTCGTAGGGGTGTTACCTTCCGATTTCGG AATGTTCTGGTTATTAACCGTTCAGTTTTATATGCCGTACCTGAGGAGGATGATATGCATGAGAACATGCGTCTTGATGTAGATAACATGTCTTATGAg GAATTACTGGGCTTGGAAGAGCAAATTGGGAATGTTTGCACTGGACTTAGCAACGAAGCTATTTTGGCAAATTTGAGGTGGCAAAAATATGAGCCCATCGCATTAGGGTCTCCAGTGGAGAATGAATCATGCTGCATCTGTCAG GAGGAATATGTTCATGGAGATGGCCTTGGGAAGCTGGATTGTGGGCATGACTTTCACCATGCCTGTATTAAACAGTGGCTAGTGCAGAAGAATTCCTGCCCCATTTGCAAAAAGACGGCACTGGCTGTTAGAGACAGATAA
- the LOC126732788 gene encoding probable E3 ubiquitin-protein ligase HIP1 isoform X2, with the protein MNGQGSTSNSFPQMFYVDHGPDVNNLGFLQNNVFATDPSVHDRHSVIGHVGQSSSSLNAQYQSSAQELLGRHGWLSSASASDRTGQRFQGRHSELNVAPFQEVANIIPNNDQVTNRLSIMQGANSGALPWNIDLNAFNESNNRDFNQDMGEGLSLHLFKPDGLEADQNPHSSNSSIPHIISSGLARHMLEENDGRESLSLEGRRLPCKRRAPQDAPGLMSLGESSSTAQGSGNSEWQAVPTQGNANSSLNISTPLIIPPNISQTEHLENRLDIGLTGAFSGVHRTSSGAGQAQGSQRNIRLRRGANVQDFVPPSMVVSGTPRNSHLHSSAQPYVFFPFDRSANSGSAATSQVNATYPVHPSAHVPIALQHLQPSPWSDLMRLRHGVGSMPPVHAVNGGDTLQQELNSMNIPWNTLLTPETERGNVGQNPRYFSNVNRNSNFPRTIANGSRNGTLSVAPFTVAPTRVPEPNMAESSGQGGYYPLNLRTSPALRGMELSTRAGHVRPPQIRLRSELIAARLGRQASGHPENPPALQSISASQSSSRLVAEVLNALALVRRGVTFRFRELLGLEEQIGNVCTGLSNEAILANLRWQKYEPIALGSPVENESCCICQEEYVHGDGLGKLDCGHDFHHACIKQWLVQKNSCPICKKTALAVRDR; encoded by the exons ATGAATGGTCAAGGAAGCACCTCCAACTCATTTCCTCAAATGTTTTACGTTGACCATGGGCCGGATGTCAACAATCTTGGGTTTCTTCAGAATAATGTGTTTGCAACTGATCCTTCAGTTCATGATAGGCATTCTGTTATAGGCCATGTGGGCCAATCTAGTTCCAGTTTGAACGCCCAATACCAGAGCAGTGCTCAGGAGTTGCTCGGCAGACATGGATGGCTTTCTTCTGCTAGTGCCTCTGATCGAACTGGTCAAAGGTTTCAAGGAAGGCATTCTGAGCTAAATGTTGCTCCTTTTCAAGAGGTTGCAAATATAATCCCAAATAATGATCAGGTCACAAATAGGCTATCAATTATGCAAGGGGCCAATTCTGGTGCTCTCCCTTGGAACATAGACTTGAATGCCTTTAATGAGAGCAATAACAGAGATTTCAACCAGGATATGGGGGAAGGTTTAAGCCTGCACCTTTTTAAACCTGATGGACTAGAAGCTGATCAGAATCCACATTCCAGCAATTCTTCTATCCCACACATTATATCTTCTGGACTTGCAAGACATATGTTGGAAGAAAATGATGGCAGAGAGAGTCTATCATTAGAAGGTAGGCGGCTACCCTGCAAAAGAAGAGCACCTCAAGATGCTCCTGGACTAATGTCTTTGGGTGAAAGTTCAAGCACTGCACAAGGTTCTGGAAATTCTGAATGGCAAGCTGTTCCCACTCAAGGAAATGCCAACAGCAGCTTGAATATATCAACTCCTTTGATTATTCCTCCAAATATAAGTCAAACAGAACATTTGGAGAATAGACTTGACATTGGCCTAACGGGAGCATTTTCTGGTGTGCACCGAACTTCAAGTGGGGCAGGACAAGCACAAGGTTCCCAGAGAAATATCCGTCTGAGGAGAGGTGCAAATGTACAAGATTTTGTACCACCTAGTATGGTGGTGAGTGGGACCCCAAGAAATTCTCATTTGCATTCATCCGCTCAGCCATATGTGTTTTTTCCGTTTGATCGATCTGCGAACTCAGGCTCAGCAGCAACATCACAAGTTAATGCGACTTATCCAGTGCACCCTTCGGCGCATGTTCCTATTGCGTTGCAACATCTTCAGCCTTCCCCATGGAGTGATTTGATGAGGTTAAGACATGGTGTGGGATCCATGCCTCCTGTTCATGCTGTCAATGGTGGTGACACTTTGCAGCAAGAACTGAACTCAATGAACATTCCATGGAACACCCTACTTACTCCTGAAACTGAAAGGGGAAATGTGGGACAGAATCCCAGATATTTTAGCAATGTCAATAGGAATTCAAACTTTCCTAGAACCATTGCTAATGGTTCTAGAAATGGAACTCTTTCAGTTGCTCCTTTCACAGTTGCTCCTACCAGGGTTCCTGAACCCAACATGGCTGAATCTAGTGGGCAGGGTGGTTACTACCCACTAAATTTAAGGACTTCTCCAGCATTGAGGGGAATGGAGCTTTCAACAAGAGCTGGTCATGTGAGACCTCCTCAAATACGTCTGAGGTCAGAACTGATAGCAGCAAGACTTGGGAGACAAGCTAGTGGTCATCCTGAAAATCCCCCTGCATTACAGTCCATCAGTGCCTCTCAAAGCAGTAGTAGACTGGTAGCTGAG GTTCTAAATGCCTTGGCACTTGTTCGTAGGGGTGTTACCTTCCGATTTCGG GAATTACTGGGCTTGGAAGAGCAAATTGGGAATGTTTGCACTGGACTTAGCAACGAAGCTATTTTGGCAAATTTGAGGTGGCAAAAATATGAGCCCATCGCATTAGGGTCTCCAGTGGAGAATGAATCATGCTGCATCTGTCAG GAGGAATATGTTCATGGAGATGGCCTTGGGAAGCTGGATTGTGGGCATGACTTTCACCATGCCTGTATTAAACAGTGGCTAGTGCAGAAGAATTCCTGCCCCATTTGCAAAAAGACGGCACTGGCTGTTAGAGACAGATAA